A section of the Dermacoccus nishinomiyaensis genome encodes:
- a CDS encoding ArsR/SmtB family transcription factor — protein sequence MTRSQDAQVVGLDACTSTQVDEGRVEATRPLLVTPAESSRIADAFALLSDPGRVRVLFALLEAGETCVCDLAEMVDMSPSALSHGLRLLRTAGVVTNRRDGRMVRYRLADSHVRLLLDVTREHLDHAVHGTPGV from the coding sequence GTGACCCGATCCCAAGATGCCCAGGTGGTGGGCCTCGATGCCTGCACCTCGACCCAAGTCGACGAAGGCCGAGTGGAGGCCACGAGGCCTCTTCTGGTCACCCCAGCGGAGTCGAGCCGGATCGCGGACGCGTTCGCGCTGCTATCCGATCCAGGCAGGGTGCGGGTGCTGTTCGCGTTGCTGGAGGCAGGCGAGACCTGCGTGTGCGACCTGGCAGAGATGGTCGACATGTCCCCCTCCGCGCTGTCCCACGGACTGCGACTGCTCCGCACTGCAGGCGTCGTCACCAATCGCCGCGACGGCCGGATGGTCCGCTACCGCCTCGCGGATAGTCACGTACGCCTTCTCCTCGACGTCACGCGTGAGCACCTCGACCACGCCGTCCACGGCACCCCGGGGGTCTGA
- the istA gene encoding IS21 family transposase has protein sequence MGSRVQLYADIRYDARVDGLSIRELARKHGVHRRTVRQALAAAEPPPRKKPVRTAPRLDPYKPAIDEMLTYDLTAPRKQRHTATRILARLRDEHGATDLSYSTVRDYVRVRRAQIDLEAGRRVEAMVPQDHAPGAEAEVDFGEVYVILDGVKTKCHMFVYRLSHSGKAIHRVYPTGGQEAFLEGHIEAFHALGGIPTRHIRYDNLTSAVVQVIHGGNRLRDENERWVLFRSHYGFDAFYCQPGIDGAHEKGGVEGEVGWFRRNHLTPMPDVASLDELNVKIRAWEVDDNTRRITGHANTIGQDYRAELPHLAPLPADDFDPGLILHPRVDRSALITVRMVKYSVPAHLIGQRVRVSLRASCVVVFEGRTVVATHPRLGTRGVTRVELDHYLEVLRHKPGAFPGSTALAQARAAGAFTAAHDAFWAAARKTSGDVAGTQALIDVLLLHRSLPSEAVIAGITSALSVGAISPDVVAVEARRHATTHTPATPAAPARGGTVVNLPPRRPTNPHQVIAHLPEDTRPLPTVTAYDELLRRRQPNPTPAPAEVHHHTQTGTP, from the coding sequence ATGGGGTCACGAGTGCAGCTGTACGCCGACATCCGCTACGACGCGCGAGTCGATGGCCTGTCCATCCGCGAGCTCGCCCGCAAGCACGGAGTCCACCGCCGCACCGTCCGCCAGGCCCTCGCCGCTGCCGAACCCCCACCCCGCAAGAAACCGGTCCGCACGGCACCGCGCCTGGATCCGTACAAGCCGGCGATCGACGAGATGCTCACCTATGACCTGACCGCGCCGCGCAAGCAGCGCCATACCGCGACCAGGATCCTGGCCCGGCTGCGCGACGAGCACGGCGCCACCGACCTGTCCTACTCCACGGTGCGGGACTACGTGCGGGTCAGGCGCGCGCAGATCGATCTGGAGGCCGGGCGCCGGGTGGAGGCGATGGTGCCGCAGGACCATGCCCCCGGCGCGGAGGCCGAGGTCGACTTCGGCGAGGTCTACGTCATCCTCGACGGCGTCAAGACCAAGTGCCACATGTTCGTCTACCGCCTGTCCCACTCCGGCAAGGCCATCCACCGCGTCTACCCGACCGGCGGGCAGGAAGCCTTCCTCGAGGGACACATCGAGGCCTTCCACGCCCTGGGCGGCATCCCGACCCGTCACATCCGCTACGACAACCTCACGTCGGCCGTCGTGCAGGTCATCCACGGCGGGAACCGGCTCCGCGACGAGAACGAACGCTGGGTGCTGTTCCGCTCCCACTACGGTTTCGACGCGTTCTACTGCCAGCCCGGCATCGACGGCGCCCACGAGAAGGGCGGCGTCGAGGGCGAGGTCGGATGGTTCCGCCGCAACCACCTCACCCCCATGCCCGACGTCGCCTCCCTGGACGAACTCAACGTCAAGATCCGCGCCTGGGAAGTCGACGACAACACCCGTCGCATCACTGGCCACGCGAACACGATCGGGCAGGACTACCGCGCCGAACTCCCACACCTGGCACCGTTGCCAGCAGACGACTTCGACCCCGGCCTGATCCTCCACCCCCGGGTCGATCGCTCTGCCCTGATCACGGTCCGCATGGTCAAGTACTCCGTGCCCGCGCACCTGATCGGGCAACGCGTCCGCGTGTCCCTGCGGGCCTCGTGCGTGGTCGTGTTCGAGGGCCGCACCGTCGTCGCCACTCACCCCCGCCTCGGCACCCGTGGCGTGACCCGGGTCGAGCTGGACCACTACCTCGAAGTCCTACGCCACAAGCCCGGCGCGTTCCCCGGCTCCACCGCCCTCGCGCAGGCCCGCGCCGCCGGAGCATTCACCGCAGCCCACGACGCGTTCTGGGCCGCGGCCCGCAAGACCAGCGGCGACGTCGCCGGGACCCAAGCGTTGATCGACGTGCTCCTGCTCCACCGATCCCTCCCGTCCGAGGCGGTGATCGCCGGCATCACCTCGGCCCTGTCGGTGGGCGCGATCAGCCCCGACGTCGTCGCCGTCGAAGCCCGCCGCCACGCCACCACCCACACACCCGCAACTCCGGCCGCCCCGGCCAGGGGTGGGACGGTCGTGAACCTGCCACCCCGACGCCCCACCAACCCGCACCAGGTCATCGCGCACCTGCCCGAAGACACCCGGCCCCTACCCACCGTCACCGCCTACGACGAACTCCTGCGCCGACGCCAACCCAACCCCACCCCGGCCCCCGCCGAGGTCCACCATCACACCCAGACAGGAACCCCATGA
- a CDS encoding DUF3817 domain-containing protein codes for MSPRTYAQLFRIVATAEAISWAGLLTGMYFKYLTDAGDLGVRIFGPIHGGIFVAYVLITFLVSRALGWGRWTTLVGLACSVPPFATLAFEVWAQRSGQLMTPTTGSPDEPLPRRATTGGRV; via the coding sequence GTGTCCCCTCGAACCTACGCGCAGTTGTTCCGGATCGTCGCCACGGCCGAGGCCATCTCGTGGGCGGGTCTGCTGACCGGCATGTACTTCAAGTACCTCACGGATGCGGGGGACCTCGGGGTACGGATCTTCGGACCCATCCACGGCGGCATCTTCGTCGCGTATGTGCTGATCACATTCCTGGTCTCACGCGCGCTCGGATGGGGTCGTTGGACCACCCTGGTGGGGCTGGCGTGTTCGGTGCCGCCCTTCGCCACACTGGCGTTCGAGGTGTGGGCGCAACGAAGTGGCCAGCTTATGACGCCCACGACTGGTTCCCCCGACGAGCCCCTCCCCCGCCGAGCGACTACCGGCGGTCGCGTCTGA
- a CDS encoding cation diffusion facilitator family transporter yields the protein MGHDHGHSHASAATAGARHRTPLLIAFGLTAAYMLVELTVGLTTGSLALLSDAAHMGTDVLGLGMALAAITLAQASGNPQRTFGTYRLEVLAALTNGVLLFGVAGYVLYEAWQRFSSPPDVPGLPMLAVAVVGLIVNLISFRLLMAGAKESLNVKGAYLEVFSDMLGSVGVIVAAIIIFTTGWRYADPLIGAAIGLFILPRTWKLIAQALRILMEVAPPGLDVGEVEARIRALPGVADVHDLHIWTVTSGLDTATGHVVLADDAELHAVLDRVTALLAEEYHVTHATIQCEPASHEEHVNPI from the coding sequence ATGGGACACGACCACGGCCACAGCCACGCCAGCGCAGCCACCGCCGGGGCCCGACACCGCACACCCCTACTGATCGCCTTCGGCCTGACCGCGGCCTACATGCTCGTCGAACTCACCGTGGGCTTGACCACCGGCTCCCTGGCTCTGCTGTCGGATGCCGCACACATGGGCACCGACGTCCTCGGCCTGGGGATGGCGTTGGCCGCGATCACCCTGGCCCAAGCCTCCGGGAACCCGCAGCGCACCTTCGGCACCTACCGACTCGAGGTCCTCGCTGCCCTGACCAACGGGGTGCTGCTGTTCGGAGTGGCCGGGTACGTGCTGTACGAAGCCTGGCAAAGATTCTCCTCCCCACCCGACGTCCCAGGGCTGCCGATGCTGGCCGTGGCAGTGGTGGGTCTGATCGTCAACCTGATCAGCTTTCGGCTGTTGATGGCCGGGGCTAAGGAATCCCTCAACGTCAAGGGCGCCTACCTCGAGGTGTTCTCCGACATGCTCGGCTCGGTGGGTGTCATCGTCGCCGCCATCATCATCTTCACCACCGGCTGGCGCTACGCGGACCCCCTGATCGGGGCCGCGATCGGCTTGTTCATCCTCCCCCGGACATGGAAACTCATCGCGCAAGCCTTGAGAATCTTGATGGAGGTCGCCCCGCCCGGACTCGACGTGGGCGAGGTCGAGGCCCGGATCAGGGCGCTGCCGGGCGTCGCGGACGTGCACGACTTGCACATCTGGACCGTCACCTCCGGACTGGACACCGCCACCGGGCACGTGGTGCTGGCCGACGACGCCGAGCTACACGCCGTCCTCGACCGGGTCACCGCGTTGCTCGCCGAGGAGTACCACGTCACCCATGCCACCATCCAGTGCGAACCAGCCAGCCACGAAGAACATGTCAACCCCATCTGA
- the istB gene encoding IS21-like element helper ATPase IstB: protein MTTTSTSRPASLRRRQGLTEQAAQAAIDQACRRLRLPTIRAVVDDAVTAATKEQLTYQGFLAELLLAEVDDRDRRSTLRRIKSAGFPREKWLADFDFTANPNINPATINELATGDWIRRGDPLCLIGDSGTGKSHLLIALGTAAAEQGYRVRYTLATRLVNELVEAADEKQLTKTINRYGRVDLLVIDELGYMELDRRGAELLFQVLTEREEKNAIAIASNQSFSAWTDTFTDPRLCAAIVDRLTYNATIIETGTNSYRLAHTRARHRTPATGA, encoded by the coding sequence ATGACCACCACCAGCACCAGCCGCCCCGCGAGCCTTCGCCGGCGTCAGGGCCTGACCGAACAAGCCGCGCAGGCCGCGATCGACCAGGCCTGCCGCCGGCTTCGGCTGCCCACCATCCGCGCCGTCGTCGACGACGCCGTGACGGCCGCCACAAAGGAACAACTCACCTACCAAGGCTTCCTCGCCGAACTCCTCCTGGCCGAGGTCGACGACCGCGACCGCCGCTCCACCCTCCGTCGCATCAAGAGCGCCGGCTTCCCCCGCGAGAAATGGCTCGCCGACTTCGACTTCACCGCGAACCCCAACATCAACCCCGCCACCATCAACGAGCTCGCCACCGGCGACTGGATCCGGCGTGGTGACCCCCTGTGCCTGATCGGGGACTCCGGCACCGGCAAATCCCACCTGCTCATCGCGCTCGGCACCGCCGCCGCCGAGCAGGGCTACCGCGTCCGCTACACCCTCGCCACCCGCCTGGTGAACGAGCTCGTCGAAGCCGCCGACGAGAAACAACTCACCAAGACCATCAACCGCTACGGCCGCGTCGACCTCCTCGTGATTGACGAACTCGGCTACATGGAACTCGACCGGCGCGGCGCCGAGCTGCTGTTCCAAGTCCTCACCGAACGCGAGGAGAAGAACGCCATCGCGATCGCCTCCAACCAGTCCTTCTCCGCCTGGACCGACACCTTCACCGACCCCCGCCTGTGCGCAGCGATCGTCGACCGCCTCACCTACAACGCCACCATCATCGAAACAGGCACCAACTCCTACCGCCTCGCCCACACCCGAGCCCGGCACCGGACCCCCGCAACAGGCGCGTGA
- a CDS encoding cytochrome d ubiquinol oxidase subunit II translates to MTLALAAAAALFVGVLAYSLFGGADFGSGFFDLTAGGSASGAELRTLIDHSIGPVWEANHVWLIFCLVTWWTAFPVSFAAMMSTLIIPLLLALLGIVLRGASFAFRKYAATLAQARLFGAFFAASSLITPFFFGCVAGAIASGRVPATGRGPLIDSWVNPTSIFGGLIAVGTCTFLAGVFLVADAARASAFVLTAQLRIRSLAVGVTTGLIVFVALVPIKHDAPTLYAGLTGKAAPLIGISAVAGLATLVLLVARRFPAARLTAVLAGAAVVLGWGIAQYPWLLVDQVSIADAAGSPATLAALLGVVVLAAIIVVPAMAYLYSLTQSEPWTKSES, encoded by the coding sequence ATGACCCTCGCGCTGGCCGCTGCCGCCGCGCTCTTCGTGGGCGTGCTGGCCTACTCGCTGTTCGGCGGCGCCGACTTCGGCTCCGGATTCTTCGACCTGACCGCGGGTGGCTCCGCGTCGGGAGCCGAGCTGCGCACCCTCATCGACCACAGCATCGGGCCGGTATGGGAGGCGAACCACGTGTGGCTGATCTTCTGCCTGGTGACCTGGTGGACTGCGTTCCCAGTCTCGTTCGCGGCCATGATGAGCACCCTGATCATCCCGCTGCTGCTGGCATTGCTCGGGATCGTCCTGCGCGGAGCCTCGTTCGCCTTCCGCAAGTACGCCGCCACCCTCGCCCAGGCACGGCTGTTCGGCGCGTTCTTCGCTGCCTCCTCGCTGATCACACCGTTCTTCTTCGGTTGTGTCGCGGGGGCGATCGCGTCGGGCCGGGTGCCGGCGACCGGACGCGGCCCGCTGATCGACTCCTGGGTCAACCCCACCTCGATCTTCGGGGGCCTCATCGCGGTCGGCACCTGCACCTTCCTGGCCGGGGTGTTCCTCGTGGCCGACGCCGCCCGCGCCAGTGCATTCGTGCTCACGGCACAGCTACGGATCCGGTCCCTGGCCGTGGGCGTCACGACCGGGCTGATCGTGTTCGTCGCTCTGGTGCCCATCAAGCACGACGCCCCGACTCTCTACGCCGGTCTGACCGGGAAGGCGGCACCCCTGATCGGCATCTCGGCCGTGGCGGGTCTCGCCACACTGGTGCTCCTGGTCGCGCGCCGCTTCCCGGCGGCGCGCCTCACCGCGGTGCTTGCCGGCGCGGCGGTGGTACTCGGCTGGGGCATAGCCCAGTACCCCTGGCTACTCGTCGACCAAGTCAGCATTGCCGATGCCGCCGGGTCACCAGCCACACTCGCCGCACTGCTCGGCGTCGTCGTCCTAGCCGCGATCATCGTCGTCCCCGCGATGGCGTACCTGTACTCACTCACACAGTCCGAGCCGTGGACGAAGTCAGAATCCTGA
- a CDS encoding DUF305 domain-containing protein, with translation MTKEPSLPEDLAEYAEVAARPRPDRHRPWLPVVAVLLVVGLVVAGGVGYLVGRPASPPADDSPEAGFARDMQVHHAQAVEMSLIVREKSADPGLRAMAYDVITSQQQQIGQMYAWLDGWGLPQTSPRTSMAWMSGMDHAGMAGMPSGSGSMTMLPDGRMPGMASAADLARLKAASGRAAEVLWLQLMIPHHQAGVMMAEAVIQKSDDPQVVKLANAIRTAQLAEIDQMRQMLKERDGVERSS, from the coding sequence ATGACCAAAGAACCGTCTCTGCCAGAGGATCTTGCGGAGTACGCCGAAGTTGCCGCTCGCCCCCGCCCCGACCGACACCGTCCTTGGTTGCCGGTGGTGGCGGTGCTGCTGGTAGTCGGCTTGGTGGTGGCCGGCGGGGTCGGGTACCTCGTGGGCCGTCCTGCCTCGCCACCGGCCGATGACAGTCCCGAGGCTGGATTTGCCCGGGACATGCAGGTCCACCACGCCCAGGCCGTTGAGATGTCCCTGATCGTGCGGGAGAAGAGCGCTGACCCGGGCCTGCGGGCGATGGCCTACGACGTGATCACCAGCCAGCAGCAGCAGATCGGCCAGATGTACGCCTGGCTGGACGGCTGGGGACTCCCGCAGACCTCCCCCCGTACGTCGATGGCGTGGATGTCGGGGATGGATCATGCCGGGATGGCTGGCATGCCGTCCGGATCCGGCTCGATGACGATGTTGCCGGACGGTCGGATGCCCGGGATGGCATCGGCCGCGGATCTGGCGCGGCTGAAAGCTGCGAGCGGTCGGGCCGCCGAGGTCCTATGGCTGCAGCTGATGATCCCGCATCACCAGGCCGGGGTAATGATGGCCGAGGCAGTGATCCAGAAATCCGATGATCCCCAGGTAGTCAAGCTGGCCAATGCCATCCGCACCGCCCAGCTCGCCGAGATCGACCAGATGCGCCAGATGCTCAAGGAACGCGACGGGGTCGAGAGGAGCTCGTGA
- a CDS encoding DUF3105 domain-containing protein gives MSSKGRKDHTQRAARVQQLRREQKRKERRRALLIYSVTAAAVLLIVGGVAVSLIRTEANKPDLAAVKSYKVTPEHVQTPVTYAQTPPAGGKHNPIWLNCATYPTPVPNENAVHSMEHGAVWVTYRPDLPAAQVATLKAAIPSTYAVLSPFPGLKAPVVASAWGKQLSLDGADDPRLAAFIREYRQGAQAPESGAACTGGSDGTLPLNAGGGMPAPSPTTQP, from the coding sequence ATGTCTTCGAAGGGTCGCAAGGACCACACACAGCGGGCCGCGCGGGTCCAGCAACTGCGGCGTGAGCAGAAGCGCAAGGAGCGTCGGCGTGCTCTGCTGATCTACTCCGTCACCGCAGCCGCGGTGCTGCTCATCGTCGGCGGCGTCGCCGTCAGCCTGATCCGCACCGAGGCGAACAAGCCCGACCTGGCGGCCGTGAAGAGCTACAAGGTCACCCCCGAGCACGTGCAGACCCCGGTTACGTATGCGCAGACTCCGCCCGCGGGCGGAAAGCACAACCCCATCTGGCTCAACTGCGCCACCTATCCCACCCCGGTGCCCAACGAGAACGCGGTGCACTCGATGGAGCACGGAGCCGTCTGGGTCACGTATCGACCCGATCTGCCGGCCGCTCAGGTCGCGACTCTGAAGGCCGCGATCCCGAGCACCTACGCGGTGCTCTCGCCGTTTCCCGGGCTGAAGGCTCCGGTCGTCGCCTCGGCGTGGGGTAAACAGCTCTCCCTCGACGGTGCGGACGATCCCCGTCTCGCGGCCTTCATCCGGGAGTACCGGCAGGGTGCTCAAGCGCCCGAGAGCGGCGCCGCGTGCACCGGCGGCTCCGACGGCACCCTGCCACTGAACGCCGGCGGCGGTATGCCCGCACCATCCCCGACCACGCAGCCCTGA
- a CDS encoding cytochrome ubiquinol oxidase subunit I, with product MVTRDALLQVLTADPAGLLPAREQMAMTLGWHIILACFGVAFPAMILVMHSRGIRRDDQVALGLAQRWSKVAAVLFAIGAVSGTVLSFEMGLLWPGLMGRFGDVLGLPFAVEGLAFFVEAIFLGIYLYGWGRMPPNRHVLMLIPMAISGVVGTFSVIAVNAWMNNPTGFRMVNGEVTDVQPWRAFFNDGVWGQFAHMWVGAFMVVGFLVSGVYAVGMLRGRVDAHHRLGFSVPFVFASAAALVQPFIGHLLGLRLGGTQPSKLAAFELATTTESPSPLRLGGVLVDGQVRGAIDIPLLGSIISRNSFTTPVQGLDTIPVADQPPVNIAHLAFQSMVGIGTLLALAVVLFWWTRWRDRDLLENRWFLRFSAAAGPLAIIALEAGWIATEVGRQPWTVFGVLRTTEAAGSNSGLWWLFGVTFLVYAAMTVGAYVVLRSMARRWRSGELDLPSPYGPQARLSDTQRTDR from the coding sequence GTGGTCACCCGCGACGCGCTGCTCCAGGTACTTACTGCCGACCCTGCCGGGTTGCTGCCGGCGCGCGAGCAGATGGCGATGACCTTGGGATGGCACATCATCCTGGCCTGCTTCGGGGTGGCGTTCCCCGCGATGATCCTGGTGATGCACTCGCGGGGGATCCGCCGCGACGACCAGGTGGCACTGGGCCTGGCGCAGCGCTGGTCGAAGGTAGCGGCGGTCTTGTTTGCCATCGGTGCGGTCTCCGGCACCGTGTTGAGTTTCGAGATGGGGCTGCTGTGGCCCGGTCTGATGGGTCGCTTCGGCGACGTGTTGGGGTTGCCGTTCGCCGTCGAGGGGCTGGCCTTCTTCGTTGAGGCGATCTTTCTCGGCATCTACCTCTACGGCTGGGGCCGGATGCCCCCGAATCGGCACGTTCTGATGTTGATTCCGATGGCCATCTCGGGGGTCGTCGGCACGTTCAGCGTGATCGCGGTCAATGCCTGGATGAACAACCCCACGGGTTTCCGGATGGTCAACGGTGAAGTCACCGACGTCCAGCCGTGGCGTGCGTTCTTCAACGACGGGGTCTGGGGCCAGTTCGCGCATATGTGGGTGGGCGCGTTCATGGTCGTGGGCTTCCTGGTCTCGGGTGTGTACGCGGTGGGCATGCTCCGCGGCCGCGTCGATGCGCACCACCGGCTCGGGTTCAGCGTCCCGTTCGTCTTCGCTAGCGCGGCAGCGCTGGTGCAGCCCTTCATCGGGCACCTGCTGGGGCTACGGCTCGGTGGCACCCAACCCTCGAAGCTGGCGGCGTTCGAGCTCGCGACCACGACCGAGAGCCCGTCCCCTTTGCGTCTGGGCGGTGTCCTGGTCGATGGTCAGGTCCGGGGGGCGATCGACATCCCGCTGCTCGGATCGATCATCTCTCGCAACTCTTTCACCACCCCGGTCCAGGGCCTGGATACGATCCCGGTCGCAGACCAGCCGCCGGTGAACATTGCCCACTTGGCTTTTCAGTCGATGGTCGGGATCGGCACCCTGCTGGCGCTGGCCGTGGTGCTGTTCTGGTGGACTCGCTGGCGCGATCGTGACCTGCTCGAGAACCGCTGGTTCCTGCGGTTCTCCGCGGCGGCGGGTCCGCTCGCGATCATCGCTCTGGAGGCCGGGTGGATCGCGACGGAGGTGGGTCGGCAGCCGTGGACGGTGTTCGGCGTGCTGCGCACCACCGAGGCGGCGGGCAGCAACTCCGGATTGTGGTGGCTGTTCGGGGTCACGTTCCTGGTGTACGCCGCCATGACGGTGGGCGCCTACGTCGTGCTCCGGTCGATGGCGCGCCGCTGGCGCTCGGGTGAGCTGGACCTGCCCAGCCCCTACGGACCGCAAGCGCGACTCTCCGACACTCAGAGAACCGACCGATGA
- a CDS encoding aldo/keto reductase: MTTLGTLTASPIGFGCMALSHIYGGTTDAQARRTLDESIDAGITFLDTADVYGEPRAGSSGPAGTNEEMLAPLLARRRDGVQLATKFGITGITLGEDHRGQKSTDGRPEYVSQACDASLRRLDVETIDLYYLHRTDPDIPIEETVGAMAQLVTQGKVRHLGLSEVTADELRRAHATAAITAVQSEWSLWSRDVEAHVVPACAELGIGFVPYSPLGRGFLTGTLTPAQIATDLRGRTERMGAGWDANQQALAIVTRVAAEIGATNAQISLAWLLQKAEQFRVACVPIPGSRTASRMIENLGSADIDLTPTQMDLLDHIARTVHGDRNISDDPRWISSGREQ; encoded by the coding sequence ATGACCACCCTCGGCACCCTCACCGCGTCCCCGATCGGGTTCGGCTGCATGGCCCTGAGTCACATCTACGGCGGCACCACCGACGCCCAGGCCCGCCGGACCCTCGACGAGTCGATAGACGCGGGCATCACGTTCCTGGACACGGCCGACGTCTACGGGGAGCCCCGTGCCGGCAGCAGCGGCCCAGCCGGGACGAACGAGGAGATGCTCGCACCCCTGCTCGCCCGCCGCCGCGACGGAGTGCAGCTGGCCACAAAGTTCGGCATCACCGGCATCACCCTTGGTGAGGACCACCGAGGGCAGAAGTCCACCGACGGACGTCCCGAGTACGTGTCCCAAGCCTGCGACGCGTCGCTGCGCCGCCTCGACGTCGAGACCATCGACCTGTACTACCTGCACCGCACCGACCCCGACATCCCCATCGAGGAGACCGTGGGCGCCATGGCGCAGCTCGTGACCCAGGGCAAGGTACGTCACCTCGGCCTGTCAGAGGTCACCGCGGACGAACTGCGTCGAGCCCACGCGACGGCCGCGATCACGGCCGTCCAGTCCGAATGGAGCCTGTGGTCGCGTGATGTCGAGGCTCACGTGGTCCCGGCCTGCGCGGAACTCGGGATCGGATTCGTGCCCTACAGCCCCTTGGGACGAGGCTTCCTCACCGGCACCCTCACCCCCGCGCAGATCGCGACCGACCTCCGCGGCCGCACCGAACGCATGGGGGCCGGGTGGGATGCCAACCAGCAGGCTCTCGCGATCGTCACCCGCGTTGCCGCCGAGATCGGAGCCACCAACGCCCAGATCTCCCTGGCGTGGCTGCTGCAGAAGGCAGAGCAGTTCCGAGTCGCCTGCGTCCCGATCCCAGGTTCACGCACGGCATCCCGCATGATCGAGAACCTCGGCAGTGCAGACATCGACCTCACGCCGACCCAGATGGACCTCCTGGACCACATCGCACGCACCGTGCACGGTGATCGCAACATCTCCGACGATCCCCGCTGGATCAGCTCCGGACGGGAGCAGTGA
- a CDS encoding TFIIB-type zinc ribbon-containing protein — MTTELTCPKCHGAMRSYERNGIQIDQCTECRGVFLDRGELEQLIDAEAAYTQAAQQGRGAPVPGPPAQANQPPGYGWDQGGHHGKPQYGGHHGKRKKGFLGELFD, encoded by the coding sequence ATGACAACCGAGCTGACCTGCCCCAAATGTCACGGCGCGATGCGTAGTTACGAGCGCAACGGCATTCAGATCGACCAGTGCACCGAGTGTCGCGGTGTCTTCCTCGACCGCGGTGAGCTGGAGCAGCTGATCGATGCCGAGGCGGCCTACACCCAGGCCGCCCAGCAGGGCCGCGGCGCCCCGGTCCCCGGGCCGCCCGCCCAGGCGAACCAGCCTCCGGGTTACGGCTGGGACCAAGGCGGACACCATGGCAAGCCCCAGTACGGCGGACACCACGGCAAGCGGAAGAAGGGCTTCCTCGGCGAGCTCTTCGACTGA
- a CDS encoding DinB family protein, producing the protein MTTPLPDIAPASDERSTLTSFLDFQRSVARRKTEGLDDQQLRTRLAGHPSMMSIGAIIKHLASCETWWARGCFAGQDVGELDEPWRSGWQQAEGDWEWEADADSGKDLRAWFDKAIANANSTYSAAPTLDELSVRAWGAPTPAHVNLRWILVHLIEEYARHLGHLDLLREQIDGNTGD; encoded by the coding sequence GTGACGACGCCCTTGCCCGACATCGCCCCCGCGAGTGACGAACGATCAACCCTGACGTCATTCCTCGACTTCCAGCGCAGTGTCGCGCGCCGTAAGACTGAGGGCTTGGACGACCAGCAGCTGCGCACCCGCTTGGCCGGGCATCCATCGATGATGAGCATCGGCGCGATCATCAAGCACCTGGCCAGCTGCGAGACATGGTGGGCCCGCGGCTGTTTCGCCGGGCAGGATGTCGGGGAGCTGGACGAGCCGTGGCGCTCGGGCTGGCAGCAGGCTGAGGGTGACTGGGAGTGGGAAGCGGACGCCGACTCGGGCAAAGACCTGCGTGCGTGGTTCGACAAGGCCATCGCTAACGCGAACAGCACCTACTCGGCTGCCCCGACACTAGATGAGCTCAGCGTCCGGGCCTGGGGGGCGCCCACCCCGGCGCACGTCAACCTGCGTTGGATTCTCGTTCACCTCATCGAGGAGTACGCCCGCCACCTGGGCCACCTCGATCTCCTGCGCGAACAGATCGACGGCAACACCGGAGACTGA
- a CDS encoding MerR family transcriptional regulator codes for MNLELEQALRLATDPPGGISVEALKDLVRDDPTTWWDIAEAADHLDVTVHTLRYYERIGMVAVARDDVGHRRYDSPAIRRLMFITRMRTAGMTIADLKEYLNLVDAGRQTIPQRLDLMLEHRDTLRRQIGQLQLALAATEYKIATYQEGPTP; via the coding sequence ATGAACCTCGAGCTGGAACAGGCCCTCCGCCTCGCCACCGACCCACCCGGCGGGATCTCGGTCGAGGCACTGAAAGATCTCGTTCGCGACGACCCCACGACGTGGTGGGACATCGCCGAAGCAGCCGACCACCTGGACGTCACCGTCCACACGCTGCGCTACTACGAACGCATTGGCATGGTCGCCGTCGCCAGAGACGACGTCGGGCACCGCCGCTACGACTCACCCGCCATCCGCCGCCTGATGTTCATCACGCGCATGCGCACCGCAGGAATGACGATCGCCGACCTCAAGGAGTACCTGAACCTGGTCGACGCGGGACGACAGACCATCCCCCAACGACTCGACCTCATGCTCGAACACCGCGACACCCTGCGCCGCCAGATCGGCCAACTCCAACTGGCCCTCGCGGCGACCGAATACAAGATCGCCACCTACCAGGAAGGCCCGACACCATGA